ACAAACATGGTTGTGAGGTCATCGGCATCGGCCATGCGGGTCAGTCTGAGCAGCATGCGCGCCGTATAGGCCACGCCAAGGGAGTGGGTGGCGGTAAAGGGACTTTTGGAGTCAATGGTTTGCGAAAAAAGCCCGCACAATTCCACAAGCTGCACCGGGCCAAGAATCACAGAGCCAAATGCCGTGGCCAGGTATTCTTCCATACGCTCGTGGCTGCTCAGAAGCGCTGAAATTTCCGCATCATGAGCCAGGGTTGCCAGCGCTTCAAGGCAGGCCGGGGCGTATTCTCTATCTTTTGCCTGCAGGGCGAGGCAGATGCCGTGCAGATCAGATGCCTGCTTGCCGCGCAGGGCCACGTCAACCCGGTCAGCCAGATGGATGCAGTTGGCTGGCAGCGCGTGCTGGTCGGATGACTCATAGCTGCACCATTCCGTATGGTGATGCAGCACCATGTCGCATACAGGCCTGGGCAGTCCTGCTGTTTTGCAAAAAGCCCAGCCAGCCCGGCAGTGCAGGGCTTTGTTGCGCTCAAATATGAGGTCGCGCGTATCACTCTTGAGCGGCACTGCGCCAATATCGTGCAGCATGCTGGCCATAAGCATGTACTTGCGCGTGGTGCGGGATAACCGCATGCGTTCGGCAATAACCTGGCTCAAAAAAGCAA
The sequence above is a segment of the Desulfovibrio sp. genome. Coding sequences within it:
- a CDS encoding HD domain-containing phosphohydrolase, with product MRSIRLFDLLMGFSRALDMVTPLLAGHHLRVAFLSQVIAERMRLSRTTRKYMLMASMLHDIGAVPLKSDTRDLIFERNKALHCRAGWAFCKTAGLPRPVCDMVLHHHTEWCSYESSDQHALPANCIHLADRVDVALRGKQASDLHGICLALQAKDREYAPACLEALATLAHDAEISALLSSHERMEEYLATAFGSVILGPVQLVELCGLFSQTIDSKSPFTATHSLGVAYTARMLLRLTRMADADDLTTMFVAGLLHDIGKLAVPLEILEKPAALTPDEVKEIQKHAEISMDLLGSIPGFTCVREWGGRHHERIDGTGYPHNIEGSSLTLPVRIIAVADVFTALTEDRPYRSGMPLAEAMRIIASMAELGYLDNGVVALLADNVLRVNKERIRAQRKAAANFVVMRRLCDEAARAARQP